In Ictidomys tridecemlineatus isolate mIctTri1 unplaced genomic scaffold, mIctTri1.hap1 Scaffold_769, whole genome shotgun sequence, a genomic segment contains:
- the LOC144374589 gene encoding cytochrome P450 3A9-like isoform X2, with protein MWGLYDGQQPVLVITDPEMIKTVLVKECYSVFTNRPVVLPLGFLQKALFAARDEEWKRLRVLLSPVFSSGKLKEMLPIINKYGDALVKYLSQEVKKGEPVTVKEILGSYNMDVIISTCFGVNVNSLNNPQDPFVKKAKKALRLDVFHPVFLIIMIFPFLRPVFQALSVYRFSNSVMDFFKNAVMRMKQKRLENKEKHRIDFLQLMIDSQNSQDKEPYQGLSDLEIAAQSIIFILAGYDTTSTTLSFIMYLLATHPDVQKKLQQEIDETFPNKAPVTYDVLFEMKYLDMVVNETLRLYPIIERTFRVCKKDVELNGVHIPKGTNVAIPIYSLHQNPTYWPEPEKFYPERFSKKNKENINPYIYMPFGNGPRNCIGMRFALMSIKLALIRLLQNFFFHPCKETQIPLKLSKKSFLQPEKPIVLKVVSRDEPGK; from the exons GTAGTTTTGCCGTTGGGATTTTTGCAAAAAGCGCTCTTTGCAGCAAGGGATGAAGAGTGGAAGAGACTTCGAGTCTTGCTGTCACcagtgttctccagtgggaaacTCAAGGAG ATGCTCCCCATCATTAACAAATATGGAGATGCATTGGTGAAGTACCTGagccaggaagtgaagaaaggGGAGCCTGTCACTGTGAAAGA AATTTTGGGGAGCTACAACATGGACGTGATCATTAGCACATGTTTTGGAGTTAATGTCAATTCCCTCAACAATCCACAAGATCCATTTGTGAAAAAAGCCAAGAAGGCCCTTCGTTTAGATGTCTTCCATCcagtttttcttataatta tgaTATTTCCATTCCTTAGACCAGTGTTTCAAGCATTAAGTGTCTACAGGTTTTCAAATAGtgttatggatttttttaaaaatgctgtaatGAGGATGAAACAAAAACgcctagaaaataaagaaaag CACCGCATTGATTTTCTCCAGTTAATGATTGATTCCCAGAATTCTCAAGACAAGGAGCCCTACCAAG gTCTATCTGATCTGGAGATTGCAGCCCAATCAATTATCTTTATCTTGGCTGGCTATGATACCACTAGCACCACTCTTTCATTTATTATGTATCTACTGGCCACCCACCCTGATGTCCAGAAGAAGCTTCAGCAGGAGATTGATGAGACTTTTCCCAATAAG gcACCTGTTACATATGATGTACTATTTGAGATGAAGTatctggacatggtggtgaatgAAACTCTCAGATTATATCCAATTATTGAGAGAACTTTTAGAGTCTGTAAAAAAGATGTTGAACTCAATGGGGTGCACATTCCCAAAGGAACTAACGTGGCTATACCAATATATAGTCTTCATCAAAACCCCACGTACTGGCCAGAACCTGAAAAGTTCTACCCTGAAAG GTTCAGTAAGAAGAACAAGGAGAACATCAATCCTTACATATACATGCCCTTTGGAAATGGACCCAGAAACTGCATTGGCATGAGGTTTGCTCTCATGAGCATAAAACTTGCTCTCATCAGATTACTGCAGAACTTCTTCTTCCATCCTTGCAAGGAAACACAG ATTCCTCTGAAATTAAGCAAGAAATCATTTCTTCAACCAGAAAAACCCATTGTTCTAAAGGTTGTGTCAAGAGATGAGCCTGGAAAGTAG
- the LOC144374589 gene encoding cytochrome P450 3A9-like isoform X4 produces MNEHWMYTFINKTQCWKLNDSFEQVVLPLGFLQKALFAARDEEWKRLRVLLSPVFSSGKLKEMLPIINKYGDALVKYLSQEVKKGEPVTVKEILGSYNMDVIISTCFGVNVNSLNNPQDPFVKKAKKALRLDVFHPVFLIIMIFPFLRPVFQALSVYRFSNSVMDFFKNAVMRMKQKRLENKEKHRIDFLQLMIDSQNSQDKEPYQGLSDLEIAAQSIIFILAGYDTTSTTLSFIMYLLATHPDVQKKLQQEIDETFPNKAPVTYDVLFEMKYLDMVVNETLRLYPIIERTFRVCKKDVELNGVHIPKGTNVAIPIYSLHQNPTYWPEPEKFYPERFSKKNKENINPYIYMPFGNGPRNCIGMRFALMSIKLALIRLLQNFFFHPCKETQIPLKLSKKSFLQPEKPIVLKVVSRDEPGK; encoded by the exons ATGAATGAGCACTGGATGTATACCTTTATAAACAAAACACAGTGTTGGAAGCTGAATGACAGTTTCGAGCAG GTAGTTTTGCCGTTGGGATTTTTGCAAAAAGCGCTCTTTGCAGCAAGGGATGAAGAGTGGAAGAGACTTCGAGTCTTGCTGTCACcagtgttctccagtgggaaacTCAAGGAG ATGCTCCCCATCATTAACAAATATGGAGATGCATTGGTGAAGTACCTGagccaggaagtgaagaaaggGGAGCCTGTCACTGTGAAAGA AATTTTGGGGAGCTACAACATGGACGTGATCATTAGCACATGTTTTGGAGTTAATGTCAATTCCCTCAACAATCCACAAGATCCATTTGTGAAAAAAGCCAAGAAGGCCCTTCGTTTAGATGTCTTCCATCcagtttttcttataatta tgaTATTTCCATTCCTTAGACCAGTGTTTCAAGCATTAAGTGTCTACAGGTTTTCAAATAGtgttatggatttttttaaaaatgctgtaatGAGGATGAAACAAAAACgcctagaaaataaagaaaag CACCGCATTGATTTTCTCCAGTTAATGATTGATTCCCAGAATTCTCAAGACAAGGAGCCCTACCAAG gTCTATCTGATCTGGAGATTGCAGCCCAATCAATTATCTTTATCTTGGCTGGCTATGATACCACTAGCACCACTCTTTCATTTATTATGTATCTACTGGCCACCCACCCTGATGTCCAGAAGAAGCTTCAGCAGGAGATTGATGAGACTTTTCCCAATAAG gcACCTGTTACATATGATGTACTATTTGAGATGAAGTatctggacatggtggtgaatgAAACTCTCAGATTATATCCAATTATTGAGAGAACTTTTAGAGTCTGTAAAAAAGATGTTGAACTCAATGGGGTGCACATTCCCAAAGGAACTAACGTGGCTATACCAATATATAGTCTTCATCAAAACCCCACGTACTGGCCAGAACCTGAAAAGTTCTACCCTGAAAG GTTCAGTAAGAAGAACAAGGAGAACATCAATCCTTACATATACATGCCCTTTGGAAATGGACCCAGAAACTGCATTGGCATGAGGTTTGCTCTCATGAGCATAAAACTTGCTCTCATCAGATTACTGCAGAACTTCTTCTTCCATCCTTGCAAGGAAACACAG ATTCCTCTGAAATTAAGCAAGAAATCATTTCTTCAACCAGAAAAACCCATTGTTCTAAAGGTTGTGTCAAGAGATGAGCCTGGAAAGTAG